Proteins from one Malaya genurostris strain Urasoe2022 chromosome 2, Malgen_1.1, whole genome shotgun sequence genomic window:
- the LOC131428782 gene encoding tubulin alpha-1 chain-like has protein sequence MRECISVHVGQAGVQIGNACWELYCLEHGIQPDGQMPSDKTIGGGDDSFNTFFSETGAGKHVPRAVFVDLEPTVVDEVRTGTYRQLFHPEQLITGKEDAANNYARGHYTIGKEIVDIVLDRIRKLADQCTGLQGFLIFHSFGGGTGSGFTSLLMERLSVDYGKKSKLEFAIYPAPQVSTAVVEPYNSILTTHTTLEHSDCAFMVDNEAIYDICRRNLDIERPTYTNLNRLIGQIVSSITASLRFDGALNVDLTEFQTNLVPYPRIHFPLVTYAPVISAEKAYHEQLSVAEITNACFEPANQMVKCDPRHGKYMACCMLYRGDVVPKDVNAAIATIKTKRTIQFVDWCPTGFKVGINYQPPTVVPGGDLAKVQRAVCMLSNTTAIAEAWARLDHKFDLMYAKRAFVHWYVGEGMEEGEFSEAREDLAALEKDYEEVGMDSGEGEGEGAEEY, from the exons ATG cgTGAATGTATTTCCGTACATGTTGGCCAGGCCGGTGTCCAAATCGGTAACGCCTGTTGGGAACTGTACTGTCTCGAGCATGGAATCCAGCCGGACGGTCAGATGCCTTCGGACAAAACCATTGGTGGCGGAGACGACTCTTTCAACACTTTCTTCAGTGAGACCGGTGCCGGAAAGCATGTTCCCCGTGCCGTCTTTGTCGATCTGGAACCGACCGTAGTTGATGAAGTCCGCACTGGAACCTACCGTCAGCTGTTCCATCCCGAACAGTTGATCACTGGCAAGGAAGATGCTGCCAACAATTACGCTCGTGGTCATTATACCATCGGAAAGGAAATCGTCGACATTGTACTGGACCGCATCCGCAAGTTGGCTGATCAATGTACCGGTCTGCAAGGTTTCCTgattttccactcattcggagGTGGTACTGGATCAGGCTTCACATCTCTGCTGATGGAACGTCTGTCCGTTGACTACGGAAAGAAATCGAAACTGGAATTCGCCATCTACCCGGCACCTCAAGTATCGACGGCTGTCGTAGAGCCGTACAATTCCATTCTGACCACCCATACTACCTTGGAACATTCCGATTGTGCTTTCATGGTTGACAATGAAGCTATCTACGATATTTGCCGACGCAACTTGGACATTGAACGCCCAACTTATACCAACCTGAACAGACTGATCGGACAGATTGTATCTTCGATCACCGCTTCGCTACGATTTGATGGTGCCTTGAACGTCGATCTGACCGAGTTCCAGACCAACTTGGTACCGTATCCTCGTATCCATTTCCCATTGGTGACATACGCCCCAGTGATATCTGCTGAGAAGGCTTACCATGAGCAGCTATCGGTAGCTGAAATCACCAACGCCTGTTTCGAACCGGCCAACCAGATGGTCAAGTGTGACCCACGTCACGGCAAATATATGGCTTGTTGTATGTTGTATCGTGGTGACGTTGTTCCTAAGGACGTCAATGCCGCGATTGCCACCATCAAGACCAAGCGTACGATTCAGTTCGTTGACTGGTGTCCGACCGGTTTCAAGGTTGGAATCAACTACCAGCCACCAACGGTGGTTCCAGGCGGTGACTTGGCCAAGGTACAGCGTGCTGTGTGCATGTTGTCCAACACCACCGCGATTGCCGAGGCTTGGGCTCGTTTGGATCACAAGTTTGATCTGATGTACGCCAAGCGTGCCTTCGTTCACTGGTACGTCGGTGAGGGTATGGAGGAAGGCGAATTCTCCGAAGCACGTGAGGATTTGGCTGCTCTGGAAAAGGACTACGAGGAGGTCGGTATGGACTCCGGTGAAGGTGAAGGCGAGGGTGCTGAAGAGTACTAA